From one Dermatophagoides farinae isolate YC_2012a chromosome 5, ASM2471394v1, whole genome shotgun sequence genomic stretch:
- the LOC124491213 gene encoding uncharacterized protein LOC124491213: MIQLRKCWRKLFFIILSISLIFIIYQLYYYRLLVNVTNNISTSKSSSSSSRRIVGPSASLFIGQQHNNDPIMIDDLQIRSPDHDGNGIVNIPNVIIGIDNNAHHNMDQYRRAFQYQNGYFHCINTNDQIILIDRKYFNDDYCDCPDGSDEPSTSACSALLSSSTKSNEPLMFHCHSSSSSSPCRIVSIPYYRVNDGICDCCDGSDETKHLDISVNQFQRQIRSYTNITNQLMWSKCHHRQRNL; encoded by the exons atgatacaaTTACGTAAATGTTGGCGAAAACTATTTTTTATCATACTATCGATATCATtgatattcattatttatcaactttattattatcgtttatTAGTTAATGTTACCAATAATATTTCgacatcaaaatcatcatcatcatcatcacgaagAATTGTTGGTCCATcagcatcattatttattggacaacaacataataacgatccaataatgattgatgatctaCAGATTAGATCACCAGATCATGATGGTAATGGCATTGTAAATATTCCCAATGTAATAATCGGTATCGATAATAATGCTCATCATAATATGGATCAATATCGTCGTGCGTTTCAATATCAAAAtggttattttcattgtataAATACTAATGATCagataatattgattgatagaaaatattttaatgatgattattgtgattGTCCAGATGGTAGTGATGAACCATCAACTAGTGCCTGTTcagcattattatcatcatcaactaaaTCAAATGAGCCATTAATgtttcattgtcattcatcatcatcatcatcgccatgtCGGATTGTATCCATTCCATATTATCGTGTAAATGATGG aatttgtgattgttgtgatGGTTCCGATGAAACGAAACATTTGGATATTTCtgtaaatcaatttcaacgACAAATACGTTCATATACAAACATAACGAATCAATTGATGTGGtcaaaatgtcatcatcgacaacgaaATCTATAA
- the LOC124499915 gene encoding uncharacterized protein LOC124499915, with product MNNKNMNLNKKNVDNITRPEYRKLQKEFSNINQQCLTDIMEHFENDYQSARKILIELYGSNIDNAAAADEDDNDSALASSIASNDNVYLPITTEFFDNLHYLFESRNDYLNISSPTTTTIREDLRMKDTIYLPINIDLAYDIYWNLINYIQNTYDHLATTTNDPNNAAADDNDDDYSYHHDDMNNVDHMSEIMETEKAIRASRQEYLQNLVRRRQEYLRKNNHQNNKMKKNVHSKIDDQALLQEWLLEKKRDFLIKHFPGVDLLKLNRLFELNFFNLNETIKDIEAFYDCKLPLYYNKSLYSEVVKKPIKIVDNMMTSKTTTMAAKKKKKESPTSTKTINLINNDSHDSDDDDDNDNDGNNDDRSINDQQQFIANIDRFLEQRHCYRLKLEHLKKKKIKFIKNGHKIIHRYHDEIRKVYQELKLLSEKIIDAYQNYDFNENIMDLHQLIMNEVRIIVPTILAAKQQQLLFNNNNADGQNNNNKLEFKIITGIGAGAIRRYLLNFIAKKKLVYRMTDGQGAFIITLYATNPIIFID from the exons ATGAACAATAAgaatatgaatttgaataaaaaaaatgtcgacaATATCACCAGACCAGAATATCGTAAACtacaaaaagaattttcaaatatcaatcaacaatgttTGACAGATATAATGgaacattttgaaaatgactATCAATCAGCTAGAAAGATTCTAATTGAATTATATGGATCAAATATCGATAATGCTGCTGCAgctgatgaagatgataatgattcagCATTAGCATCATCAATTGCATCGAACGATAATGTATATCTACCGATAACGacagaattttttgataatctACATTATCTATTTGAATCACGTAACGATTATCTAAATATCtcatcaccaacaacgacaacgattcGTGAAGATTTGCGCATGAAAGATACAATCTATTTaccaatcaatattgatttaGCATATGATATTTATTGGAATCTGATtaattatattcaaaatacTTATGATCATCTTGCTACAACAACGAATGATCCAAATAATGCTGCcgctgatgataatgatgatgattattcatatcatcatgatgatatgaataatgttgatcatATGTCAGAAATAATGGAAACTGAAAAAGCAATACGTGCAAGTAGACAAGAATATCTACAAAATCTAGTTAGACGCCGACAAGAATATCTACgtaaaaacaatcatcaaaataataaaatgaaaaaaaatgttcactCCAAAATCGACGATCAAGCATTATTACAGGAATGGTTATTGGAAAAGAAACGGGATTTTCTCATCAAACATTTTCCTGGTGTTGAtctattgaaattgaatcgtttatttgaattgaacTT CTTTAATCtgaatgaaacaatcaaaGATATTGAAGCATTTTATGACTGTAAATTACCATTGTATTACAATAAATCATTATATAGTGAAGTagtaaaaaaaccaattaaaATTGTTGACAATATGATGACATCGAAGACGACAACGATGGCcgcaaagaagaaaaagaaagaatcaccaacatcaaccaaaacaataaacctgattaataatgatagtcatgattctgatgatgatgacgataatgataacgatggcaataatgatgatagatcaatcaatgatcaacaacaatttatagccaatatcgatcgatttcTTGAACAAAGACATTGTTATCGATTAAAATTGgaacatttgaaaaagaaaaagattaaattcataaaaaatgGCCATAAAATTATACATCgttatcatgatgaaataCGTAAAGTTTATCAGGAACTCAAACTATtgagtgaaaaaattattgatgcaTATCAAAATTATGA tttcaatgaaaatattatgGATCtacatcaattgattatgaatgaaGTTCGTATTATTGTACCGACAATATTGGCcgctaaacaacaacaattattattcaacaacaataatgctGATGGAcagaacaacaataataaattagaGTTCAAGATCATAACCGGAATCGGTGCCGGTGCTATACGTCgatatttattgaattttatagccaaaaagaaattggt ATATCGTATGACCGATGGCCAAGGAGCATTCATCATAACATTATACGCAACGAATCCGatcatatttattgattga